The genome window CCAGACCTGCATTCACTCCTGCGGTATAACGCTGCAATAGTAACTTTTGCTCTGAAGGTAAAGCGGTAAAACCCCGTTCGGCTTTGGCTCTGAACCTGTGGATGCGACGTTTTTTATCCAACTCCAGCGCCATTTCGCCAAAAAGTTCGGACAACTCACCAGAGGCATTACGGCGCAGCAAATCCATCTGGAAAAAACGTTCCTGCGCATGCACAAAACCTAAGGCATAAGCCACATCATTCCGGTTTTGCCCTTTGACGCTGGCATAACCCTGAGCATCCCGGCCGATCTCGACGCTTTGGCTGACTTCTGAGGGCAATTCACCTTCATACAGCGGTAAGCTACTACGCAGTGCAAAGTATAAAAAGCCAGCCACAAGCAGTATCAGCACTAGTAAACCAACAGAAATCCGTTTGAACCAAAGCATAGGTTTTTGCTTCCAATGGGGTAAAATCAATAACTTATCATAATAGAGGACGATGAAAAGATGAAAGTGATTCAGTTATGGGATAAAGCCATTCGTATTTACCACTGGAGTCAGCTGCTGTTACTGGCCGGTTTGTGGTTTACCGCTGAGCAGGGATATTTGGTAGTGCATCAGATTTTGGCGTATTCGTTAGCTGCACTTTTAATCAGCCGTCTTGTTTGGGGTTTTGTTGGCAGTGAGACGGCTCGTTTTAGTCATTTTCTGCAAAGTCCGGCTCAGCTGCTGCGAATGTGGAATAAAGCCAAACACGGCATAGGACACAGGGGCTTATCCGGTTATATGAGTCTGACGTTGATGTTGTTATTAGCCTTGCAGTTTATGTCCGGCTTAATGACGACGGACGACGTGATGACCGAAGGCCCTTTGTATAGTGCGGTATCCTCTGACTGGTCCTCGTTTGCTTCCTGGTTTCATCATAATAATTTTAATCTGCTGCTGGCACTGATTGCAGTGCATATAGTGGCAGCGCTTTTTCATGGCTTCAAAAAAGATGGCGTTTTAGGCGCTATGTTGCATGGCAAGTTTGAAACCGAAGCAGAGCAACCTGCAGTGAAATCAACATTTTGGTATGTACTGCTGGCGCTGGTTTTTGCCGGGGGTTTTGCGCTCTGGCAAGGTATGGCTTTGTATCAGCAGTGGTGAGAGGTAACGGCGGCGTAGGGGCGGGTCTTGTACCCGCCCGTCTAAAATTGCAATCCAATCTCAGATAGGGTTTCTCTCCACCTGCTACGAAGGATCTCAATCAGCTTTGTATTGTTCGTGACAGCCTTTGCAGTTTTTGGCAAAGTTACCAAAAGCTGGTTTGATGGTCGCCTGATCGCCAGTTTTTGCTGCAGCTTGTAACGCTAAAGCATCAGATTGAAATTGCCCGGCTTTTTTCTGGAAATCCTGCAGGTTTTTCCAGATCTCCGCTTTTGCTTCACTTTTTATTTTGTCAGCACCCGGTACTTCAAAGGCTTCCCACGGTAATGTGGTCAGTGCGGCCAGAGCGTCAGCCCGTTTTTCAGCACGTTTTGCATCAAAAGGCACTTTGCCGCGCATCATGTCACTTAAATCCATGAAGTTATGCCGGATTAATTGAAAGCTATGCTGGCGGTAGGTCACAGAGTCTTCGGCGTCGGTAAAGGCGCTGCCTGCAAGAGCTGCGGCAGAAGACAAACCCAAAGATAGAAAGATAAACAGATTTTTCATTGGCTTAATTCTCATTTGTTTGATTTTGATGCAATAATGGTTTGATGCTTTTGTGTGTCACATTAGCATTACAACTGAACCCCGTCGCTGTCAATTCAGGAAATCATGTGAAGGAAGTCAATTTTCACAAACCTACAGGTATGAATTCCCTTAGCATTAAGTTTGCGCTGCTGGTTTTTATGCTGACCGTAGTTGCAGGTGCTGCTATTGCTTATGCAGTCTTGATGCTGCAACAAAATGTACTGATTGAACAGGAAAAACATGAATTAGAGCTGCAATCTGAAAAATACGCCCGCGAACTGGATGCTGACTTTTTAACCCGTGAAAAAAAGGCCATCAGCGCCAACAACATTGTGGTGCGTTATTTAACTAAAGCTGTTGTTTCTGCGCCACCACCGCCAGCTATACAGGTTGATGGCAGTGTACGTAGTCAGGATGATTTATCCGCCGCTTTTATTCCTCATGCCAAATTGGATGCTCAGCAAGCGGCCTGGTTATCGCAAACTGAAGAATTGTGGCAGCAGTTAGCACCGTTAATGCTGGAAGAGTTTTTCAATTTTTATTTTATTTCTAAGCAAGGCCTGATACGCATAGCGCCTGCAGACTGGGCGCTTGAAGTGCCTGTCACTCATGATTTTACCAAAGATATCTTTTTTGACATTGCCACTCCAGAACAAAACCCAAGTCGCCTGCCACGCTGGACGCCTATTTATTACGACCCTATCTGGCAAAAATGGATGACCAGCCTGGTGATCCCTGTCTATGCCGGTGACGAATTTCTGGGGGTAACGGCCAGTGACTACGTTCTCGATGAGTTGTTTTTGGACCTTGCCGCTATAGAGCAATCTTCGAATGGCTTACGCAGTATGTTGTTTGATCTACAAGGTAATTTATTGCTGGATGGCAAAAAACCAGCACCGGTTCAAAGCTCCAAACAGCAAAACTTTGATGCCCATTACAGTTCAGTAACACCAAGACGACCAGAACTTGCCGCATTTATTCAACAAGTAACAACCAACCCAACATCGCAAGATGCGCTGCAGGCTGATTTAGCCAACTATCTGGTTTCAGCCGCCAAAGTTGAACGTTTAAGTTGGTACCTGACCTTATATCAGGATAAACAAGCCGTGATGAGTGGCCTGGAAGATTTTCGCGATAATGTGATGTTGATATTCCTGGCTGTTGCAGCTGTGGTGGCTTTGTCGCTGCAGTTTTTCATTTACCAGTTTATTTTAAAACGCTTAACCCGTTTATCTTCGGCGGTGCAACGTATTAGTCGTGGAGATTTGCAGCAGATAGCCCTTGATCAAAACGACGATGAAATTGGCATGCTCAACAGAGCTTTTAATGGCATGGCTGAGGAGATCCACCAGTTAATCTCTGGTTTAAATACCCGCATTGGTGAAAAAGAAGAGGCAGAACGAGCCACACGTAAGTTGACGAAAGCTGTGGCTTTTTCCAGTTCAGGCATTTTAATAACGGACAAAGATTTACATATCGAATATGTGAATCCTTTTATGCTGGAACTGATGGGTTGCACAGCCGAACAGATGATGCAAAAGCCATTGTCTTCGTTGTTTGCTGCTGAGATGTTTTTTGTTGGCGAAGAAATATCACAAACCCTGCAGGAGCGCCATCATTGGCGTGGCGATATGTTGCTGCAGCATGTACTGCGTAAACTTTGGGTGTCTTTGGCGATAGCGCCTATCCGGGACGAAAAAGGCGATATCAGTAATTATGTTTGTGCCATGCAGGACATTTCTTTTATCAAAGAAAGTCAGCGCAAAATGGAACAGCTGGCTTATTACGACATGTTAACTGGCCTTGCCAACCGTAGTTATTTCCGTGACCAGTTACGTAAAGCCATAGCTATGTCCTCCCGTGGTTATTACCACTTTGCCTTGCTGTATTTTGATTTGGATGAATTTAAGCGCATTAACGACACGCTTGGCCATGACGCCGGTGATGAATTACTGAAAGAAGTGGCCCGCAGGTTAATTAGTCGTTTACGGGAAGAAGACACTATTGCCCGTTTAGGCGGTGACGAGTTTGCCGTGATTTTAAGTGGCATTAAAGACAGGACTCAGGCTGCGCTTATTGCAGAGAACCTGCAGCAAAGTTTTGCAGCGCCGGTGAAATTGACCGGACAGGAAGTTGCTATCAGCGCCAGTATTGGTATCACCATAGCGCCTGAAGATGCGGCTGATGAAGAACTACTGCTCAAGCATGCGGACCTGGCTATGTATGAAGCTAAGGCACGAGGCCGCAACACCTACCACTTCTTCAGCCAGGATTTAAATGAAGCGGCCAAAGAGAAACTGCAAATTGAAAACCAGTTGCGTGAAGCCATACGTGAGCATCAGTTTGTGTTGTATTACCAGCCAAAAATAGATATCCGTACTGATGTGGTAATAGGGTACGAAGCCTTATTGCGTTGGATCCGGCCTGATGGCTCGATGATCCCACCGCTACGCTTTATTCCGGTCGCTGAGAGCACAGGGTTGATTGTCGAAATTGGCGAATGGATTATCTGGGAAGCCTGTCGTTTTATCAGTCGCCAGCAGTCTCGTGGTCACAATGTCACTATTTCTATCAACCTGTCGGCGCGGCAATTTACCGATCAAAACCTTACTGAGGTGGTGGAGCGGGTGCTGCAACGTACTGGTGCTCAACCAGATAAACTTATTTTCGAAATTACCGAGTCTATGCTTATGGGCGACACTGATGCGGCTATTGCCCAGTTAAATGAGTTAAAAGGACTGGGGGTGACTTTATCTATTGACGACTTTGGTACAGGCTATTCATCGCTGAGTTATTTAAAGCGATTCCCGGTAGACGAGCTGAAAATTGACCGTTCTTTTGTCAAAGATATTCCGGCTGACACCAACGACATGGACATAGTGGCGGCCATTATTGCGATGGCACAAAAAATGAACTTGCGTGTGGTGGCTGAAGGCGTCGAAACCATTGAACAGGTTGAATTCTTAAAAAACAACGCTTGCTACCTGGTCCAAGGTTATTACTTCAGCATGCCAAGGGCAGAGCAGGATTTATATAACCTGAGTTATCAACCATTACTAATAGGGGCTGCTTCACCGTAACCTGCTGTTGGGACTAAGCCCGCTATACTGCATGCTTTTTCTCATACAGTTTACCGGGCAAAGCCCCAATAAAACCAGGAAACATCCATGATCAAACTAAGACTGTCCTTGTGCAGTACGGCAATGCTTTGCGCGCTATTGCCTGCAGCTTCGGCGGATCAAACCACGCCGGTACAAGGCATACGCGATAAATCTCCACAGTTATACGCTTTGACTAATGCTACTGTCATCACAGAACCAGGTAAACGTCTGGACAACGCCACAGTACTGATTAACAACGGCAAAATAAGCAAAATACAAAACAAAGCTGATGTGCCTGCCGGTTATCAGACCATAGACGCCAGTGGTTATTTTATTTATCCGGGTTTTATCGATTTATACAGCCAATACGGTTTGCCTAAAGCCGAAAAAGGCAATGGCTTTGAATTTGGCCGCAAGCCGAATTACACCAACGATCGCAAAGGTGGCAATGCCAGCAATGCTGCCATTCATGCCCGCCAGCAGTGGGTAAACGAATTTAAACCTAACGCTGAACAAGCAAAAAGCTATCAGCAACAGGGCTTTACCACAGTACAATCCGCTCGCTTTGACGGTATTTTCCGCGGTCAGGCTTTTGTGACTTCCTTATTGCCAGGTTTACCCAATGAGGCGGTAATGCGAGCTCAGGCCAACCAGTTTATGGCCTTTAGCAAAGGTACTTCAGTACAAAGTTATCCATCCTCTTTAATGGGCAGCATCGCCCTTATTCGTCAGACCTTAGCGGATGCCAACTGGTACAGTCAGGCTTATGGTAAAGGCAACTGGCGTTTCTACAATCAGGCCATTGAGTTTAATGCCGATTTAGCGGCATTAAGCCAGTTAAAAACACAAGGTGTAGTTTTTGAAGCCACAGACGATCAGGCCTTGTTACGTGCCGATAAAGTGCTAAAAGAGTTTGGTTTAGATAAAGCAACACTGGTGGCATCGGGTTACGAATACAGCCGGATTGATCAAGTGAAAGCCACAGGCCGGCCGCTGATTTTACCCTTAGCTTTCCCAGCAGCTCCTGCTGTGCAGCAACTGAATGATCAATTGGATGTCGAACTGGCCCAATTGCGTCACTGGGAAAGAGCACCATCCAATGCTGCGGTATTAGAGCAAGCAAAAGTGCCTTTCGCTCTGACTCTGCATAAACTGGAAAAACCAGAGCAATTCTGGCCAAACCTGCGCAAAGCTGTGTCTTACGGCTTAAGCCAGCAAAAAGCTTTAGCAGCACTGACTACTGAACCTGCCAAATGGTTGGGTATGGATAGCCAGATTGGTAAAATTGCTGTGGGCTATCAAGCCGATTTAGTGGTTAGTAAAGGCGATTTATTTGCTGACGGCGAAATAGTGGCGACCTGGGTTCGTGGTCAGCAACAGCAATTTAAAGCTATGGATTTACCCGTGTTTGCCGGCACTTATCAGCTTGCTGTGAATGGCAGCAGCTTGCCATTAGAGCTGACGGACAAAAAAGGCTCAGTCGAAGGTTCGGTGAAACTGGGTGATAAAACCAGCAAGCTGAACCATGTGGCTGTGCAAAAAAATCAGCTGCAGTTTACAGTGGATTTAAAAGCTCTGGGGCAGGGC of Rheinheimera sp. MM224 contains these proteins:
- a CDS encoding cytochrome b/b6 domain-containing protein, which produces MKVIQLWDKAIRIYHWSQLLLLAGLWFTAEQGYLVVHQILAYSLAALLISRLVWGFVGSETARFSHFLQSPAQLLRMWNKAKHGIGHRGLSGYMSLTLMLLLALQFMSGLMTTDDVMTEGPLYSAVSSDWSSFASWFHHNNFNLLLALIAVHIVAALFHGFKKDGVLGAMLHGKFETEAEQPAVKSTFWYVLLALVFAGGFALWQGMALYQQW
- a CDS encoding c-type cytochrome, whose product is MKNLFIFLSLGLSSAAALAGSAFTDAEDSVTYRQHSFQLIRHNFMDLSDMMRGKVPFDAKRAEKRADALAALTTLPWEAFEVPGADKIKSEAKAEIWKNLQDFQKKAGQFQSDALALQAAAKTGDQATIKPAFGNFAKNCKGCHEQYKAD
- a CDS encoding EAL domain-containing protein encodes the protein MKEVNFHKPTGMNSLSIKFALLVFMLTVVAGAAIAYAVLMLQQNVLIEQEKHELELQSEKYARELDADFLTREKKAISANNIVVRYLTKAVVSAPPPPAIQVDGSVRSQDDLSAAFIPHAKLDAQQAAWLSQTEELWQQLAPLMLEEFFNFYFISKQGLIRIAPADWALEVPVTHDFTKDIFFDIATPEQNPSRLPRWTPIYYDPIWQKWMTSLVIPVYAGDEFLGVTASDYVLDELFLDLAAIEQSSNGLRSMLFDLQGNLLLDGKKPAPVQSSKQQNFDAHYSSVTPRRPELAAFIQQVTTNPTSQDALQADLANYLVSAAKVERLSWYLTLYQDKQAVMSGLEDFRDNVMLIFLAVAAVVALSLQFFIYQFILKRLTRLSSAVQRISRGDLQQIALDQNDDEIGMLNRAFNGMAEEIHQLISGLNTRIGEKEEAERATRKLTKAVAFSSSGILITDKDLHIEYVNPFMLELMGCTAEQMMQKPLSSLFAAEMFFVGEEISQTLQERHHWRGDMLLQHVLRKLWVSLAIAPIRDEKGDISNYVCAMQDISFIKESQRKMEQLAYYDMLTGLANRSYFRDQLRKAIAMSSRGYYHFALLYFDLDEFKRINDTLGHDAGDELLKEVARRLISRLREEDTIARLGGDEFAVILSGIKDRTQAALIAENLQQSFAAPVKLTGQEVAISASIGITIAPEDAADEELLLKHADLAMYEAKARGRNTYHFFSQDLNEAAKEKLQIENQLREAIREHQFVLYYQPKIDIRTDVVIGYEALLRWIRPDGSMIPPLRFIPVAESTGLIVEIGEWIIWEACRFISRQQSRGHNVTISINLSARQFTDQNLTEVVERVLQRTGAQPDKLIFEITESMLMGDTDAAIAQLNELKGLGVTLSIDDFGTGYSSLSYLKRFPVDELKIDRSFVKDIPADTNDMDIVAAIIAMAQKMNLRVVAEGVETIEQVEFLKNNACYLVQGYYFSMPRAEQDLYNLSYQPLLIGAASP